A genomic region of Anopheles coustani chromosome 3, idAnoCousDA_361_x.2, whole genome shotgun sequence contains the following coding sequences:
- the LOC131261327 gene encoding DNA mismatch repair protein Mlh1 isoform X1, with the protein MDPGVIRKLDQVVVNRIAAGEIIQRPANALKEMMENSLDAKATSIQITVKAGGLRSLQIQDNGTGIRREDLEIVCERFTTSKLQAFEDLSSISTYGFRGEALASISHVAHLTIVTKTKSEKCAYKASYEDGKLKGDIKPIAGNQGTQITVEELFYNVPMRKQALKTPNEEFQRISDVVSKYAVHNPQVCFILKKFGESASIRTPPKSTTANNISTIYGAAIGKALIPIEVKDDVLQLSVDGYVTNVNFSLKKGICLMFINHRAVECSALKKAIDAIYSVYLPKGSAPFVYLSLELNPHNVDVNVHPTKHEVHFLHEEEIIEKVKLLVERALLGGNAARAYTQALLPGASQPPDSSKLNETLQGGEEKSRLDYKYVRTSHSEQKLEKFFGMSSQANGGSQDVSEEKVKKLVMASERTFSKQTNLTPLIFSSLRETRLTSIHNLRQRVEADCDENLRKIFRELTFVGTIDRDQVLIQYDTKMFLAATQKLAAELFYQLTVFNFGNFDRLTLSEPLELRRLALQALADPESGYTEEDGPVDELADRIVEILVEKSPLLREYYNLSIRKDGFLESLPIVLENYIPSVVFLPMYILRLATEVEWDEEEECFHTFSRETATFFSRIALTKPEKEYRWEIEHVIYPAIRTHLMPPKEFSKNGCLLQVANLPELYRVFERC; encoded by the exons ATGGATCCCGGTGTAATTCGCAAGCTTGACCAAGTGGTGGTAAACCGCATCGCGGCCGGGGAAATTATTCAACGACCGGCAAATGCACTGAAGGAAATGATGGAAAACAGCCTCGATGCGAAGGCGACAAGCATACAGATCACGGTCAAGGCTGGTGGACTACGTTCGCTGCAGATACAGGACAACGGGACTGGCATTCGACGCGAGGATCTCGAGATCGTGTGCGAACGGTTTACCACCTCGAAACTGCAAGCGTTCGAGGATCTTTCGTCGATCAGCACGTACGGGTTCCGCGGGGAAGCACTGGCGAGTATCAGCCATGTGGCGCACCTGACGATAGTGACGAAAACGAAGAGCGAAAAGTGTGCCTACAAGGCAAGCTACGAGGATGGAAAGCTAAAGGGCGATATTAAACCTATCGCCGGGAACCAGGGAACGCAGATAACGGTTGAAGAGCTGTTCTACAACGTGCCAATGCGCAAGCAGGCCTTGAAAACTCCCAATGAAGAATTTCAGCGCATCTCGGACGTCGTGAGCAAGTATGCGGTGCACAATCCGCAGGTTTGCTTCATACTGAAGAAGTTCGGCGAATCAGCCTCAATTCGCACGCCGCCAAAATCCACCACGGCCAACAATATCAGCACAATCTATGGCGCTGCAATTGGCAAAGCGTTGATCCCAATCGAGGTGAAAGATGACGTTCTTCAGCTCTCCGTCGATGGATACGTGACGAATGTGAATTTTTCGCTGAAGAAAGGAATTTGTCTGATGTTCATCAACCATCGAGCGGTGGAGTGCAGCGCGCTGAAAAAAGCGATCGACGCCATCTACTCGGTGTACCTTCCGAAGGGAAGTGCCCCGTTTGTATATCTTTCACTCGAGCTGAACCCGCACAACGTGGACGTGAACGTGCACCCGACTAAGCACGAGGTTCACTTCCTGCACGAGGAAGAAATCATTGAGAAAGTGAAGCTGCTCGTCGAGCGGGCACTGCTCGGTGGCAATGCGGCAAGAGCGTACACGCAGGCGCTGCTTCCGGGTGCATCACAACCTCCGGACAGTTCTAAATTAAACGAAACGCTTCAAGGCGGAGAGGAGAAATCCCGGCTAGACTATAAGTACGTACGCACCAGCCATAGTGAGCaaaagttggaaaagtttttcggtatGAGCAGCCAGGCCAACGGAGGGTCACAGGACGTTTCCGAAGAA aaagtgaaGAAGTTAGTAATGGCATCTGAGAGAACCTTTTCAAAGCAAACTAATCTTACCCCTTTaatcttttcttctttaaGGGAAACAAGGCTTACAAGCATCCACAACCTACGGCAACGGGTGGAAGCGGACTGTGATgaaaatttacgaaaaatttTCCGTGAGCTCACCTTCGTAGGCACGATCGACCGGGATCAGGTGCTGATACAATACGACACGAAAATGTTTCTTGCCGCCACACAAAAATTAGCCGCGGAACTGTTCTATCAACTTACGGTGTTCAATTTTGGGAATTTTGATCGTCTTACCCTGTCAGAGCCCCTCGAACTGAGACGTTTGGCATTGCAGGCACTCGCCGATCCGGAAAGCGGTTACACGGAAGAAGATGGTCCGGTGGACGAGCTGGCGGATCGGATCGTGGAGATCCTTGTTGAAAAATCTCCATTACTGCGAGAGTACTACAATCTTTCCATTCGTAAAGATGGTTTTCTCGAATCGCTCCCGATCGTTCTGGAGAATTACATTCCATCGGTGGTGTTTCTGCCGATGTATATCCTTCGACTGGCCACTGAGGTCGAGtgggacgaggaggaggagtgcTTCCACACGTTTAGCCGCGAGACGGCAACGTTCTTTTCACGCATAGCGCTCACCAAACCGGAGAAAGAGTATCGTTGGGAGATTGAACACGTGATCTATCCGGCCATACGAACACATCTTATGCCGCCTAAGGAGTTCTCGAAAAACGGCTGCTTACTTCAGGTCGCTAACTTACCAGAACTGTATcgtgtgtttgaaaggtgctaa
- the LOC131272109 gene encoding CDK5 and ABL1 enzyme substrate 1, with amino-acid sequence MASSMNSKNRIRRRLAAISFLSNISLDGTHRDTKLGPLHGAGGGAASSLNGRATGGGSHTSAALVLNNNEDEHGDGAAQYGESGEDGLDGPGIRAAGVRNGDGWQAGPNGDAAAGLSGGAGVPLDGTQPHGRARARTGTFSKSPERYAGKRIDSEGNMLPPGGANGSAKGTPLKDRENWNPNDGRMVHTADKRLRANSVTQRPTGAKRSLLMNTSAGAIVGGSSNGGSGSGDGRSDSAGWHGTANSSTESLAAGRVARGVYINEHGVAMAGGQREVRFYSGSSMDGKSGRPANGFQEDRIVLLSKKAPCHIFSVLPYCKGKASRADMRRERRRHPSGARPLSSINDAPFDAFRLLGIERGGEAGQEVSYGYLLIPSRSYHKEKKHANTETKAIKSAFEIPNFASLENHAAARYYDTLNRNSAASPGGGGGAGGAGASGAGAAGAGIGVSVGSGPPSALLDMSKEYEDGYTSISGIQYSANILDDPELIAGKHRTLLTFTSYVTSVIDYVRPSELKKELNDQFRERFPQIQLTLSKLRSIKREMKRINKLDGRIDFLTISQAYVYFEKLILSKLVNKENRKLCAGACLLLSAKLNDIKGEALKSLIEKTESVFRLNRKELIASEFAVLVALEFSLHVSTSEIHPHYQRLIYES; translated from the exons ATGGCTAGTTCTATGAACAGCAAGAATCGCATTCGTCGTCGACTGGCTGCGATCTCGTTTCTGTCCAACATCTCGCTGGACGGCACACACCGCGACACGAAGCTTGGCCCGCTGCACGGAGCAGGCGGAGGAGCGGCATCGTCACTGAACGGACGGGCAACTGGCGGAGGCAGCCATACCAGCGCTGCCCTGGTACTGAACAACAATGAGGATGAGCACGGCGACGGCGCGGCTCAGTACGGGGAGTCGGGAGAGGACGGCCTGGACGGGCCCGGGATACGGGCCGCGGGGGTCCGCAATGGCGATGGCTGGCAGGCGGGGCCAAACGGCGATGCTGCGGCCGGCCTGAGCGGTGGTGCCGGGGTACCACTGGACGGGACGCAACCACACGGGCGGGCCCGGGCCAGAACCGGAACATTCAGCAAGAGCCCCGAGCGCTATGCCGGGAAGCGCATCGACAGCGAGGGCAACATGTTGCCACCGGGTGGTGCCAACGGCTCGGCCAAGGGCACACCACTGAAGGATCG TGAAAACTGGAATCCAAACGATGGACGAATGGTGCACACGGCAGACAAGCGCCTGCGGGCGAACTCCGTGACGCAGCGTCCGACCGGGGCCAAGCGATCGCTGCTGATGAACACCAGTGCCGGCGCGATCGTGGGCGGCAGCAGCAACGGCGGATCCGGGTCGGGCGATGGCCGCTCGGATAGTGCTGGGTGGCACGGGACAGCAAACAGCAGCACCGAGAGCCTGGCGGCGGGTCGGGTCGCCCGCGGTGTCTACATTAACGAGCACGGCGTCGCCATGGCCGGTGGGCAGCGCGAGGTACGCTTCTACAGTGGCAGCAGCATGGACGGGAAGAGCGGTCGACCGGCGAACGGTTTCCAGGAGGATCGAATCGTGCTCCTGTCGAAGAAGGCCCCTTGCCACATTTTCTCCGTGCTGCCGTACTGCAAGGGAAAGGCATCGCGGGCGGATATGCGCCGCGAACGTCGCCGCCATCCGTCCGGGGCGCGACCCCTTTCCTCGATCAATGACGCACCGTTCGACGCGTTTCGGCTGCTGGGGATCGAGCGTGGAGGCGAGGCCGGCCAGGAGGTATCGTACGGGTATCTGCTGATCCCGTCGCGCAGCTACCACAAGGAGAAGAAGCACGCAAACACCGAGACGAAGGCCATCAAGAGTGCGTTCGAGATCCCGAACTTTGCCTCGCTGGAAAACCATGCCGCCGCGCGCTACTATGACACGCTTAATCGCAACAGTGCGGCCAGTccgggtggtggaggtggtgctggtggtgcggGAGCAAGTGGTGCCGGAGCAGCTGGCGCAGGGATTGGTGTCAGTGTGGGCAGTGGACCTCCATCGGCATTGCTCGACATGTCCAAGGAGTACGAAGATGGATACACTTCCATTTCCGGG atacaaTACTCGGCCAACATCCTGGACGATCCGGAGCTGATCGCGGGTAAACATCGGACGCTGCTGACATTCACGTCCTACGTGACCTCGGTCATCGACTACGTGCGTCCGTCGGAGCTGAAGAAGGAGCTGAACGATCAGTTCCGTGAGCGATTCCCGCAGATTCAGCTAACGCTAAGCAAACTCCGCAG CATCAAGCGCGAGATGAAGCGCATCAACAAGTTGGATGGCCGGATCGATTTCCTCACCATCTCGCAGGCGTACGTGTACTTCGAGAAGCTGATTCTGTCGAAGCTGGTCAACAAGGAGAATCGCAAGCTGTGCGCCGGCGCTTGTCTTCTGCTGAGCGCCAAATTGAACGACATCAAGGGCGAGGCGCTCAAGAGTTTGATCGAG AAAACGGAAAGCGTTTTCCGCCTGAACCGCAAGGAGCTTATCGCGTCCGAGTTTGCCGTGCTGGTGGCGCTCGAATTTAGCCTGCACGTGTCGACCAGCGAAATCCATCCGCACTACCAGCGCCTCATCTACGAATCCTAA
- the LOC131272110 gene encoding arginine-hydroxylase NDUFAF5, mitochondrial: protein MLPMLRKVSQAGTCLHRYYCTPVVNIFDRNVKRLQRERAAKREDVELYDYIKEEVGYRLADRIFDIKRQFTNAVDLGAGRGYVTNHVLGETVQKLTAIDLSPTMLSQIKGTPGLDFSVQPMDEEQFQFEADSLDLVVSSMSMHWINDLPACFRAVNRALKPDGVFIGAMFGGETLYELRSALQLADQERRGGLSPHVSPFVQIRDVGMLLNRGGFTMLTIDTDELVVGYPSMFELMFDLKGMAESNAAFNRPLHVGRDTLMAAAAIYQDMYARKDEGVSATFQIIFFVGWKPCASQPQPAERGSATVSLKDLGKVMTPSSKCQK, encoded by the exons ATGTTACCCATGTTGAGAAAAGTCTCACAGGCCGGTACTTGCCTTCACCGGTATTACTGCACGCCGGTTGTAAACATATTTGATCGCAACGTTAAACGATTACAACGTGAACGGGCAGCTAAGAG GGAAGATGTGGAGCTGTACGATTACATCAAAGAGGAAGTGGGCTACCGGTTAGCGGATCGAATATTTGACATCAAGCGACAGTTTACGAATGCCGTCGATCTCGGAGCGGGCCGTGGGTACGTCACAAATCACGTGCTTGGCGAAACGGTCCAGAAGCTGACGGCGATCGACCTCAGCCCGACGATGCTGTCGCAGATCAAGGGAACGCCCGGACTAGACTTTTCGGTGCAGCCGATGGACGAGGAGCAGTTTCAGTTCGAGGCGGACTCACTCGATTTGGTCGTCTCTAGTATGAGCATGCACTGGATAAACGACCTACCGGCGTGCTTCCGGGCGGTAAACCGTGCCCTCAAGCCGGATGGTGTATTCATCGGTGCCATGTTCGGAGGCGAAACGCTTTACGAGCTTCGTTCGGCACTGCAGCTTGCTGACCAAGAGCGGCGCGGTGGCCTATCCCCGCACGTGTCTCCGTTCGTGCAGATCCGGGATGTGGGCATGCTACTGAATCGGGGAGGCTTCACCATGCTTACGATCGATACAGACGAGCTGGTTGTCGGTTACCCGTCCATGTTCGAGCTAATGTTCGACTTGAAGGGTATGGCTGAGAGTAATGCCGCCTTCAACCGGCCACTGCATGTGGGTCGCGACACATTGATGGCGGCCGCCGCCATCTACCAGGACATGTACGCGCGCAAAGACGAGGGTGTTTCGGCAACGTTTCAGATTATCTTCTTTGTCGGGTGGAAACCGTGCGCCAGCCAGCCACAGCCGGCGGAACGCGGTTCGGCGACGGTTTCGTTGAAGGATCTCGGGAAGGTCATGACACCCAGCAGCAAGTGCCAGAAATAA
- the LOC131269291 gene encoding carbonic anhydrase 7-like encodes MSQESPDNDVDQSIKSTSSLSGSIENEALVQSLAATESYLPAPIDLNINGAEQIELESLRWENYDRMPESVKLTNTGETVILSARWAGGIRPFMLGGPLADRRYVFSQLHFHWGLSALDGSEHTIDGYPMPLELHVIHFDERLGDQRAAESVPGGVVCLVYLFRLQSSVSRFMEPIVNGLKRVRLPNSYAHLEPFPLDQLFHTFSGEYFLYWGSTIAPGPPAYLVPMLWIVSRTQERLSFRQLKQFNRLLNPRMLTLVPSPRAATSHGRHLFHVNPTTPMAVATLRTEPPPKYLQAHRDTDRIDVDWNSPDACRRYVALVREELAKKRNQFDTENCPENSGKS; translated from the coding sequence ATGTCGCAGGAGTCTCCCGACAACGATGTAGATCAATCCATCAAATCAACGTCGTCCCTGTCGGGGTCGATTGAAAACGAAGCCCTGGTACAATCGTTGGCCGCCACCGAATCCTACCTGCCCGCCCCGATAGACCTCAATATAAATGGAGCCGAGCAAATTGAGCTGGAAAGTCTGCGGTGGGAAAACTACGACCGGATGCCGGAAAGTGTGAAGCTGACGAACACGGGTGAAACGGTGATACTGAGTGCGCGATGGGCCGGAGGTATCCGACCGTTTATGCTCGGGGGTCCGTTGGCCGACCGAAGGTACGTGTTTTCCCAGCTTCACTTTCATTGGGGACTTTCGGCGCTGGACGGAAGCGAGCATACGATCGATGGCTACCCGATGCCGCTCGAGCTCCACGTGATACATTTCGACGAACGGTTGGGCGACCAGAGGGCGGCCGAGAGCGTCCCTGGTGGGGTCGTATGCCTGGTGTATCTCTTCCGCCTTCAGTCGTCCGTCAGTCGCTTCATGGAGCCGATCGTGAACGGGCTGAAACGCGTGCGACTTCCCAACTCGTACGCCCACCTCGAGCCCTTTCCACTCGACCAGCTGTTCCATACGTTCTCCGGCGAGTACTTCCTCTACTGGGGTAGCACAATCGCTCCCGGGCCACCCGCTTATCTCGTGCCGATGCTGTGGATCGTCTCCCGGACCCAGGAACGGCTCAGTTTCCGGCAGTTGAAGCAGTTCAATCGCCTGCTGAATCCGCGGATGCTCACGCTGGTACCATCACCCCGAGCGGCCACCTCGCACGGAAGGCATCTGTTCCACGTCAACCCGACGACTCCAATGGCGGTGGCCACGCTACGAACCGAACCGCCGCCCAAATACCTGCAAGCTCACCGGGACACGGATCGGATCGATGTGGACTGGAACTCACCGGACGCTTGTCGCCGGTACGTGGCACTCGTCCGGGAAGAGCTGGCGAAGAAACGTAACCAATTTGACACGGAAAACTGCCCGGAAAATAGTGGGAAAAGCTAA
- the LOC131261328 gene encoding succinate dehydrogenase assembly factor 2, mitochondrial, producing the protein MFRILAVNNRLAVANGHGKRMVSTGASLCNSNDRPPTPMIDLEDKSIPIPEYKEKKNEPLQLQKSRLLYQSRKRGMLENGLLLSTFAAKHLQAMDAAQTKLYDRLINLPSNDWDIFYWATGVKPTPKEYDNEIMNMLKEHVKNNNREQRFMQPDLYAKAN; encoded by the exons ATGTTTCGTATTTTGGCTGTG AACAACCGCCTGGCTGTGGCCAACGGTCATGGAAAACGAATGGTTTCGACCGGTGCGTCGCTGTGCAACTCCAACGACCGACCTCCGACGCCGATGATCGACCTGGAGGATAAGTCGATCCCGATTCCCGAGtataaagagaagaaaaacgaacctCTTCAGCTGCAAAAGTCAAG ATTGCTGTATCAATCCCGCAAACGTGGTATGCTGGAGAATGGCCTGCTATTGAGCACATTCGCGGCTAAGCACCTGCAAGCGATGGATGCAGCACAGACGAAACTGTACGATCGGCTCATCAACCTACCATCGAACGATTGGGACATTTTCTACTGGGCCACAGGCGTCAAACCGACTCCCAAGGAGTACGACAATGAAATCATGAACATGCTCAAGGAACACGTTAAGAACAACAACCGAGAGCAGCGTTTTATGCAGCCTGATTTGTATGCCAAAGCAAATTAA
- the LOC131261327 gene encoding DNA mismatch repair protein Mlh1 isoform X2: MDPGVIRKLDQVVVNRIAAGEIIQRPANALKEMMENSLDAKATSIQITVKAGGLRSLQIQDNGTGIRREDLEIVCERFTTSKLQAFEDLSSISTYGFRGEALASISHVAHLTIVTKTKSEKCAYKASYEDGKLKGDIKPIAGNQGTQITVEELFYNVPMRKQALKTPNEEFQRISDVVSKYAVHNPQVCFILKKFGESASIRTPPKSTTANNISTIYGAAIGKALIPIEVKDDVLQLSVDGYVTNVNFSLKKGICLMFINHRAVECSALKKAIDAIYSVYLPKGSAPFVYLSLELNPHNVDVNVHPTKHEVHFLHEEEIIEKVKLLVERALLGGNAARAYTQALLPGASQPPDSSKLNETLQGGEEKSRLDYKYVRTSHSEQKLEKFFGMSSQANGGSQDVSEEVKEPKLTQPSPSRKKKVKKETRLTSIHNLRQRVEADCDENLRKIFRELTFVGTIDRDQVLIQYDTKMFLAATQKLAAELFYQLTVFNFGNFDRLTLSEPLELRRLALQALADPESGYTEEDGPVDELADRIVEILVEKSPLLREYYNLSIRKDGFLESLPIVLENYIPSVVFLPMYILRLATEVEWDEEEECFHTFSRETATFFSRIALTKPEKEYRWEIEHVIYPAIRTHLMPPKEFSKNGCLLQVANLPELYRVFERC, translated from the exons ATGGATCCCGGTGTAATTCGCAAGCTTGACCAAGTGGTGGTAAACCGCATCGCGGCCGGGGAAATTATTCAACGACCGGCAAATGCACTGAAGGAAATGATGGAAAACAGCCTCGATGCGAAGGCGACAAGCATACAGATCACGGTCAAGGCTGGTGGACTACGTTCGCTGCAGATACAGGACAACGGGACTGGCATTCGACGCGAGGATCTCGAGATCGTGTGCGAACGGTTTACCACCTCGAAACTGCAAGCGTTCGAGGATCTTTCGTCGATCAGCACGTACGGGTTCCGCGGGGAAGCACTGGCGAGTATCAGCCATGTGGCGCACCTGACGATAGTGACGAAAACGAAGAGCGAAAAGTGTGCCTACAAGGCAAGCTACGAGGATGGAAAGCTAAAGGGCGATATTAAACCTATCGCCGGGAACCAGGGAACGCAGATAACGGTTGAAGAGCTGTTCTACAACGTGCCAATGCGCAAGCAGGCCTTGAAAACTCCCAATGAAGAATTTCAGCGCATCTCGGACGTCGTGAGCAAGTATGCGGTGCACAATCCGCAGGTTTGCTTCATACTGAAGAAGTTCGGCGAATCAGCCTCAATTCGCACGCCGCCAAAATCCACCACGGCCAACAATATCAGCACAATCTATGGCGCTGCAATTGGCAAAGCGTTGATCCCAATCGAGGTGAAAGATGACGTTCTTCAGCTCTCCGTCGATGGATACGTGACGAATGTGAATTTTTCGCTGAAGAAAGGAATTTGTCTGATGTTCATCAACCATCGAGCGGTGGAGTGCAGCGCGCTGAAAAAAGCGATCGACGCCATCTACTCGGTGTACCTTCCGAAGGGAAGTGCCCCGTTTGTATATCTTTCACTCGAGCTGAACCCGCACAACGTGGACGTGAACGTGCACCCGACTAAGCACGAGGTTCACTTCCTGCACGAGGAAGAAATCATTGAGAAAGTGAAGCTGCTCGTCGAGCGGGCACTGCTCGGTGGCAATGCGGCAAGAGCGTACACGCAGGCGCTGCTTCCGGGTGCATCACAACCTCCGGACAGTTCTAAATTAAACGAAACGCTTCAAGGCGGAGAGGAGAAATCCCGGCTAGACTATAAGTACGTACGCACCAGCCATAGTGAGCaaaagttggaaaagtttttcggtatGAGCAGCCAGGCCAACGGAGGGTCACAGGACGTTTCCGAAGAAGTAAAAGAACCAAAGCTTACCCAGCCTTCGCCatcgagaaaaaagaaagtgaaGAA GGAAACAAGGCTTACAAGCATCCACAACCTACGGCAACGGGTGGAAGCGGACTGTGATgaaaatttacgaaaaatttTCCGTGAGCTCACCTTCGTAGGCACGATCGACCGGGATCAGGTGCTGATACAATACGACACGAAAATGTTTCTTGCCGCCACACAAAAATTAGCCGCGGAACTGTTCTATCAACTTACGGTGTTCAATTTTGGGAATTTTGATCGTCTTACCCTGTCAGAGCCCCTCGAACTGAGACGTTTGGCATTGCAGGCACTCGCCGATCCGGAAAGCGGTTACACGGAAGAAGATGGTCCGGTGGACGAGCTGGCGGATCGGATCGTGGAGATCCTTGTTGAAAAATCTCCATTACTGCGAGAGTACTACAATCTTTCCATTCGTAAAGATGGTTTTCTCGAATCGCTCCCGATCGTTCTGGAGAATTACATTCCATCGGTGGTGTTTCTGCCGATGTATATCCTTCGACTGGCCACTGAGGTCGAGtgggacgaggaggaggagtgcTTCCACACGTTTAGCCGCGAGACGGCAACGTTCTTTTCACGCATAGCGCTCACCAAACCGGAGAAAGAGTATCGTTGGGAGATTGAACACGTGATCTATCCGGCCATACGAACACATCTTATGCCGCCTAAGGAGTTCTCGAAAAACGGCTGCTTACTTCAGGTCGCTAACTTACCAGAACTGTATcgtgtgtttgaaaggtgctaa